One genomic region from Spirosoma sp. KCTC 42546 encodes:
- a CDS encoding RNA polymerase sigma factor, with protein sequence MAEPAKRNIIETVKQYGNRLSRFIRGQVKTDEDAEDILQDVWYQLSKVVDLDGIESISGWLFQVARNRITDTYRKKKEDPLSGLMIEDDEGDISFREILLADAQTPEDQFFKDIFWDELMRALDELPENQRSVFMKNELEDLTLQEIADQTGENLKTIISRKRYAVQHLRKRLQTLYNELDNL encoded by the coding sequence ATGGCTGAGCCAGCTAAACGAAATATCATCGAGACAGTTAAGCAGTACGGAAATCGGCTGTCGCGCTTTATTCGTGGGCAGGTAAAAACCGATGAAGATGCTGAAGATATTTTGCAGGACGTTTGGTATCAACTCAGCAAAGTGGTTGATCTGGACGGAATCGAAAGTATCAGTGGCTGGTTGTTTCAGGTGGCACGCAATCGGATAACGGATACCTATCGAAAGAAAAAAGAAGATCCTTTATCCGGTTTGATGATTGAAGATGACGAGGGTGATATCAGTTTCCGGGAAATCCTGTTAGCCGATGCCCAAACGCCCGAAGACCAGTTTTTTAAGGATATTTTCTGGGACGAATTGATGCGGGCGCTGGACGAACTGCCCGAAAATCAGCGCAGCGTGTTTATGAAGAATGAGTTGGAAGACCTTACCTTACAGGAAATTGCCGACCAAACCGGTGAAAACCTGAAGACCATAATTTCCCGAAAGCGATACGCCGTGCAACATCTACGCAAGCGACTACAGACTCTTTATAACGAACTCGATAACCTGTAA